Within the Pseudomonas oryzae genome, the region GGCGATGCGCGCGCGCTGCTCGGCCAGCTTGGCCAGCGCCTGCTCGGCCTCGGCCAGCTTGGCGCGCTCCTTGTCCAGCACCTCGGCCGGGGCCTTGGCGACGAAGCCCTCGTTGGCCAGCTTGCCGCCGACACGCTTGACCTCGCCCTCCAGGCGCTGCAGCTCCTTGTCCAGGCGCGCCAGCTCGGCGTCCTTGTCGATCAGCCCGGCCATCGGCACCAGCACTTCCATCTCGCCGACCAGCGCGGTGGCGGCCAGCGGCGCTTCCTCGCCGGTGGCGAGCACGCGCACCGACTCCAGCTTGGCCAGCTTGGCCAGCAGCGGCTCGAAGGCGGCCAGGCGGCGCTGATCCTCGTCACTGGCGTTGGCCAGCACCACGTCGATGCGCTTGGCCATGGAGATCTTCATCTCGCCGCGGATCTGCCGCACGCCGAGCATCAGCTGCTTGACCCACTCGATGTCGGCCTCGGCCGCCGCGTCGATGCGCTCCTCGGCGGCCACCGGCCAGGGTTGCAGCATCAGGGTCGGGCCGCTCTTGCCGGCCAGGGCCTTGATGCGCTGCCAGATTTCCTCGGTGATGAACGGCATGAACGGGTGGGCCAGGCGCAGGATGACCTCCAGCACGCGCACCAGGGTGCGGCGGGTGCCGCGCTGGCGTTCGACGCTGGCGGTCTCGTCCCACAGCACCGGCTTGACCAGCTCCAGGTACCAGGCGCAGTACTCGTCCCAGACGAATTCGTAGAGCGACTGCGCGGCCAGGTCGAAGCGGAACTGGTCGAGGTGACGGGTGACGTCCTGCTCGCAGCGCTGCAGGGCGGAGATGATCCAGCGGTCGACCGGCGACAGCTCGACGGGTTCGTCGCCCGCGCCGCAGTCCTTGCCGTCGGTGTTCTCCAGCACGAAGTTGGTGGCGTTCCACAGCTTGTTGCAGAAGTTGCGGTAGCCCTCGACGCGACCCATGTCGAACTTGATGTCGCGGCCGGTGGAGGCCAGCGAGCAGAAGGTGAAGCGCAGGGCGTCGGTGCCGTAGCTGGCGATGCCCTCGGGGAACTCGGCGCGGGTCTGCTTGGCGATCTTCTCGGCCAGCTTGGGCTGCATCATGCCGCTGGTGCGCTTGGCCACCAGGGTTTCCAGGTCGATGCCGTCGACGATGTCCAGCGGGTCGAGCACGTTGCCCTTGGACTTGGACATCTTGTGGCCCTGGCCGTCGCGCACCAGGCCGTGGACGTAGACGGTCTTGAACGGGATCTGCCCGGTCAGGTGCAGGCTCATCATGATCATCCGGGCGACCCAGAAGAAGATGATGTCGAAGCCGGTGACCAGCACGTCGGTGGGGTGGAAGGTCTTCAGGAAGTCGGTCTGCTCCGGCCAGCCGAGGGTCGAGAAGGTCCACAGGCCCGAGCTGAACCAGGTGTCCAGCACGTCCTCGTCCTGGGTCAGGGCGATGTCGCCGAGGTTGTGCTTGGCGCGCACTTCCGCCTCGTCGCGGCCGACGTAGACGTTGCCGGCCTCGTCGTACCAGGCCGGGATGCGGTGGCCCCACCACAGCTGGCGGCTGATGCACCAGTCCTGGATGTCGCGCATCCAGCTGAAGTACATGTTCTCGTACTGCTTGGGCACGAACTGGATGGAGCCGTCCTCCACCGCGGCGATGGCCTTCTCGGCCAGCGGCTTGGTGGAGACGTACCACTGGTCGGTCAGCCACGGCTCGATGACCACGCCGGAGCGGTCGCCCTTGGGCACCTTGAGCGCGTGCTCGTCGATCTTCTCCAGCAGGCCCAGCGCGTCGAAGGCGGCGACGATCTGCTTGCGCGCCTCGAAGCGGTCGAGGCCGGCGAACTGCGCCGGCAGGGCGGCGTCGAATTCGGCGTTGACGCTGCCGTCGAGGTTGAACACCTGAGCGCTGGCGAGGATCGCGGCGTTCTTGTCGAGCACGTTGATCAGCGGCAGGTTGTGGCGCTTGCCGACCTCGTAGTCGTTGAAGTCGTGGGCCGGGGTGATCTTCACGCAGCCGGTGCCGAACTCGGGGTCGCAGTAGTCGTCGCCGACGATGGGGATGCGCCGGCCGACCAGGGGCAGCTCGACGAACTGGCCGATCAGCGCCTTGTAGCGCTCGTCCTCGGGATGCACGGCAACCGCGGAGTCGCCGAGCATGGTTTCCGGGCGGGTGGTGGCGACGATCAGGTAGTCCTTGCCGTCGGCGGTCTTGGCGCCGTCAGCCAGCGGGTAGCGCAGGTTCCACAGGCTGCCCTTCTCGTCGTGGTTCTCCACTTCCAGATCGGAGATCGCGGTGTGCAGCTTCGGGTCCCAGTTGACCAGGCGCTTGCCGCGGTAGATCAGGCCGTCCTCGTGCAGGCGCACGAAGGCTTCCTTGACCGCCTCGGACAGGCCGTCGTCCATGGTGAAGCGCTCGCGCGACCAGTCCACCGAGGAGCCGAGGCGACGGATCTGGCGGGTGATGGTGCCGCCGGACTCTTCCTTCCACTCCCAGACCTTCTCCAGGAACTTCTCGCGGCCGAGGTCGTGGCGCGACAGGTTCTGCGCGGCCAGCTGGCGCTCCACCACCATCTGGGTGGCGATGCCGGCGTGGTCGGTGCCCGGCTGCCACAGGGTGTTGCGGCCCTGCATGCGGCGGAAGCGGATCAGCGCGTCCATGATCGCGTTGTTGAAGCCGTGGCCCATGTGCAGGCTGCCGGTGACGTTCGGCGGCGGCAGGGCGATGGTGTAGGACTCGCCGGAACCTTGCGGCGCGAAGTAGTTCTTCGCCTCCCACTCGGCGTACCAGCGGGATTCGATTTCGTGGGGTTGGTAGGTCTTGTCCATGCGCGGCGGGACCCTTGCGGCAGCTGATCGGAAAACCGCGAAGTATAACGGGGATCGGCGCGGCGGCGTAGGGCGGGCGTCGGCGGCAGGTCGGTGCAGGGGGAGGGTGGACCGGGCCCAGCCGCAGCTGGGCAGCGCTGGACAGGCTGCGCGAGTGTTTCGGGCGGCCTGATGGGCTCAGCGCCGGCCGGCGCGGAGGATCTTGCTCAGGTGGTCTTCCAGGCGACGGTGCAGCTCGGCCTCGATCTGCAGCATGTAGTCGTCGATCACTTCCTGCATGATCAGCCGCGCGGCGGCCTGCAGCTCGCGCTCGATCTGCGCCATCGGCATGGCCTCGTCGCTGGCCGCAGCCGGGCGACTGACCGGCGCTGGCGCGAGCGGCGGCGCGAGGGGCGCCGGCGGCAGTTCGACCGGCTGGGGAGCGGCCTGCAGCGGCGCCTGCTCGAGCTGTTCGGCGAGCTGCGGCTCGAGGGGCAGCGGCTCCTGCAGCAACGGAATGGCCGGCTCGCCGACCGTCTCGGTCAGCAACGGCAGTTCGTCGTTGATCAGGTCGGGCCAGGCGGCGGTTTTCGGTGGCGTGTCCATCGGTGGCTCGTGACGTTACAGGTGCAGATGCTGGGGAGCATAGCCGCGTTCGCGGTAGAAGCGGTAACTGGCGCGCAGGGCGTCGCGGGTCTGCGGGTCCTGGTTGACCACCTCGGCGATGCGCGCGAAGCGCTCGAAGAACGCCGGCACCGTGCTGGCCAGATTGATCAACAGGCCCTGCTCGCCGCCGGCGTCGGCGCCCCAGGCCAGCAGCAGCGGTGCGTCTGCACCGTCGCCGGCCAGCTGGTGGGGCACGAAGCTGGCCTGGGCGAAGCTCCACAGCCGTTCGTCGAGCGCCTCGGCCTGCGCCTGGTCCTGGCAGTTCAGGTAGATGCGGTGTCCCTCGCGCCAGGCCTTGGCGGCAAGGCGGCAGGCGTAAGTCAGGCGCTCGCCGGGGTCGCTGCCCGGCAGGATGTAGAAGTCGATGCGCTTCATCGCTCGGTGCCGGCCGGCGCGCGGGCCGGCCGGTCAGCTCTCACTTGCAGCGTTCCAGGAGGAACTGGCTGAGCAGCGGCACCGGACGACCGGTGGCGCCCTTGTCCTTGCCGCCGCTGATCCAGGCGGTGCCGGCGATGTCCAGGTGCGCCCAGTGGAACTGCTTGGCGAAGCGCGACAGGAAGCAGGCGGCGGTGATGGTGCCGGCCTTCGGCCCGCCGATGTTGGCGATGTCGGCGAACGGGCTGTCCAGCTGCTCCTGGTACTCGTCGAACAGCGGCAGCTGCCAGGCGCGGTCGGCGGCGTGCTCGCCGGCCTTGAGGATCTGTCGGATCAGCGCGTCGTTGTTGCCCAGCAGGCCGGAGGTCTGGCTGCCCAGGGCGGTGATGCAGGCGCCGGTGAGGGTGGCGACGTCGATCACCGCCTGCGGCTGGAAGCGCTCGGCGTAGGTCAGGGTATCGCACAGCACCAGCCGGCCTTCGGCGTCGGTGTTGAGGATCTCCACGGTCTGCCCGCTCATGGTGGTGACGATGTCGCCGGGGCGGGTGGCGCCGCCGCTGGGCATGTTCTCGGCGCAGGCCAAGAGGCCGACCACGTTGAGCGGCAGCTGCATCTCGACCAGGGCGCGGAAGGTGCCGAGCACGCTGGCGGCGCCGCACATGTCGTACTTCATCTCGTCCATGCCCAGGCCCGGCTTGAGGCTGATGCCGCCGGTGTCGAAGGTGATGCCCTTGCCGACCAGCACGAAGGGCTGCTCGTCCTTCTTGCCACCCTTGTACTCGAGGACGATCAGTCGCGGCGGCTGCTCGCTGCCCTGGGCCACGGCGAGGAAGGCGCCCATGCCCAGCTCCTTGAGCTTCTTCTCGTTGAGCACCTCGACCGCCAGGCTCTTGTACTGCTTGGCCAGGCTCTTGGCCTCCTCGGCGAGGAAGCTCGGGTGGCACAGGTTCGGCGGCAGGTTGCCCAGATCGCGGGTCAGCGCCATGCCGTTGGCGATCGCCTGGGCGTGGGCGGCGCCGCGTTCGGTTTCGGCGATCTCGGTGTCCTCGACCAGCAGGGTGATCTTCTTCAGCGCCGGCGCCGGCGCCTTCTCGCTCTTGAAGCGGTCGAACACGTAGCGGCCGTCGGCCAGCACCTCGACCAGCAGGCGGGTGCGCGCGTACAGGTCGCGGCCCTTGACCATCAGCTCGCCGAGGGTCAGCGCGGCGTCAGCGCCGCCGAGGGTCTTGAGCACGCCGAGGGTGGCGGAAACTACCTTGCGGAAGTTGCGGTCAGACAGCTCGCGCTCCTTGCCGCAACCGACCAGCAGGATGCGCTCGGCCTTGACCCCCGCCAGGCCGTGCAGCAGCAGGGTCTGGCCGAGCTTGCCCTCCAGGTCGCCGCGCTTGAGCAGCGCGCTCAGGGCACCCTCGCTGGCGCTGTCGACCGCGCGGGCGGCGGCGCCGAGCTTGCGGCCCTCGCCGACGGCGAGCACCAGGGTGGCGGTTTTCAGGGTTTCCGGACGGGCACTCTTGACGAGGAATTGCATGGGCGGGGGTCCCCAAGACAAACAGGCGGGTTTGCAGGATAATGCCGGCCACTTTTTTCACGGTCTCGAAGCCGCTGCAGCCAGCGCAGATGCGGCTAGTTTGAGCGTTGCGCCCCGAGCCTGACAACCCTGGAGTCGTCCCGGTTTGATCATCTTCCGTTATCTGTCCCGCGAAGTGCTGGTGACCCTCAGTGCGGTGAGCGCCGTGCTGCTGGTGATCATCATGAGCGGGCGCTTCATCAAGTATCTGGCCCAGGCGGCCCAGGGTCTGCTCGATCCGGGTGTGCTGTTCATGATCATGGGCTTTCGCCTGCCCGGCTTCCTGCAGCTGATCCTGCCCTTGGGCCTGTTCCTCGGCATCCTGCTGGCTTACGGCCGCCTGTATCTCGAGTCGGAGATGAGCGTGCTGTCGGCCGCCGGCATGAGCCGCCAGCGCCTGCTCGCCTACACCCTGGCGCCGGCCGCGCTGGTGGCGGCGCTGGTGGCCTGGCTGAGCCTGTCGCTGGCTCCACTGGGAGTGACCCGCGTCGAGCAGATCCTCAACAGCCAGGACGCCCTCACCGAGTTCGACACCCTGGTGCCGGGGCGCTTCCAGGCGCTGAAGAGCGGCTCGCGGGTCACCTACAGCGAACGCCTGTCCGCCGACGGCCGCGAGCTGGGCGGGGTGTTCATCTCCGAGCTGCGCCTGTCGCGCGACGGCGACAAGCAGCGCGGCATCAGCGTGCTGGTGGCCGAGAAGGGCCGCCAGGAGATCCGCCCCGACGGCAGCCGCTACCTGATCCTCGAGAACGGCTACCGCTACGACGGCCAGCCCGGCCAGCCCGACTACCGGGCGATCCAGTACGACCGCTACGGCGTGCTGCTGCCCAAGCCGGAGGTGGCCGGCGAGCTGAACGAGCGCGAGGGCATCCCCACCGCCGAGCTGGTCGGCAGCAAGAATCTGCGCCACCAGGCCGAGCTGCAGTGGCGGCTGTCGATCCCGCTGCTGGTGTTCGTGGTCACCGTGCTGGCCGTGCCGCTGGCGCGGGTCAATCCGCGCCAGGGCCGCTTCCTCAAGCTGCTGCCGGCGATCCTCCTGTACATGTCCTACCTGGCTCTGCTGATCGCCATGCGCGGCCAGCTGGAGAAGGGTCGCCTGCCGGTGGCGCTGGGCCTGTGGTGGGTGCACGGGCTGTTCTTCGCCATCGGCCTGCTGTTGCTGTACTGGGAGCCGCTGCGGCTGAAGTGGACGGCGCGCCGCGCCCGCAAGGAGGCCGCCCGTGGTCAGGCTTGATCGTTACATCGGTACCAGCGTGTTCCTCAGCATCCTCGCGGTGCTGGGGGTGATCGTCGGCCTGGCCCTGCTGTTCGCCTTCATCGACGAGCTGGGCGACCTGGGTGGCGAGTACGGCGTGCTCGAGGCCGCCCGTTACGTCCTGCTGACGATTCCGGCGCAGATTCACGAACTGCTGCCGATGGCGGCGCTGATCGGCTGTCTGATCGGTCTGGGCACCCTGGCCAGCAGCAGCGAGCTGACCATCATGCGCGCCGCCGGCGTGTCGCTGGCGCGCATCGTCTGGGCGGTGATGAAGCCGCTGCTGGTGCTGATGCTGGTCGGCGTGCTGATCGGCGAGTACGTCGCCCCGGTCACCGAGAACCTGGCGCAGAGCGGTCGCTCGCTGGCCCAGGGCGGTGGCGAGGCGCAGAGCACCAAGCGCGGCCTGTGGCACCGCCAGGGCGAGGAGTACGTGCACATCAACTCGGTGCAGCCCAATGGCGTGCTGCTCGGCGTCACCCGCTACCGCTTCGACGGCGAGCGCCGCCTGCAGAGCGCCAGCTTCGCCCGCCGCGCGCGCTACCAGGAAGACCACTGGCAGCTGGAGAACGTGACCACCACCCTGCTGTTCGCCGACCGCAGCGAGCAGGTCCGCCAGGCCGAGGAGCGCTGGGACGTCGAGCTCAGCCCCGAGCTGCTCGGCACCGTGGTGGTCGAACCCGATGCGCTGTCGATGACCGGGTTGTGGCGCTATATCCACTACCTTGGCGAGCAGGGCCTGAACAACAGCCAGTACTGGCTGGCGTTCTGGACCAAGGTGCTGCAGCCGCTGGTCACCGCCACCCTGGTACTGCTGGCGATCTCCTTCATCTTCGGCCCGCTGCGCTCGGTCACCCTCGGCCAGCGCATCTTCACCGGCGTGCTGGTCGGCTTCGTGTTCCGCATCGCCCAGGACCTGCTCGGCCCCTCCAGCCTGGTGTTCGGCTTCTCGCCGCTGCTGGCCGTGCTGGTGCCGGCGGGGATCTGCGCGCTGGCGGGCCTGTGGATGCTGCGCCGGGCCGGCTGAACCGGACACCACGCTGCACCCCCGGGGCCGGCCTTTGCCGGCCCTGTTCATTTCCGCGTCTGGAAATAGCGGCCCAGCAGGTCGGGGTCGTCGAAATGCGCCTCGCCTATGAAGGCCGTGGCGTGTCGTCCCCACTGGCGCATGGCGCCCGGCGAAACCACCCCCGCCGGCCACAGCAGCCAGCGCTCCAGACGCTGGCTGCCGGGCACCAGGCCGTGGACGTCGTAGAGGCTGCGCCGTCCGGCCGGATGGGCCAGGCTGCGCAGTTCGTCCAGTTCGGCCAGGCGATAGCGGTGGATGGGGTAGGGCGCCCGGCGTCCGTCCACCCACAGCAGCGCGTGGTCGTTGCCGCGTAGCCACAGGGTCGCCGCGCGGTTGCCGGCTTGCGCCAGGCGCCGGGCCAGGCGCTGCTCCGCGTCCGCCGGCTGGCGAAACTGCAGCGGCGAGTCGGCCGGCAGGAAGAACGCGTGCCAGCAGCCGCACGGATGGATGGCGTCGTACAGCAGGGCAGCGCCGTGCGCGTCCAGGGTCACCCGCCAGAGCATGCCGTCCAGTTCGCCGGCGTAGATGTCCAGCGGGCCGTCCGCCGGGCGCGCGCTGAACCACCACTGGTAGACCAGCTGCAGGTGCCAGCGACCCTCCAGGCGGCTCCAGCCGTGGTGGCGGTAGAGCACGGGGCGCCGGTCGAAGCCGCGCCGGCCGCGGGCGTCGATCCGCGGCGTGCCGGGACGGTCGGCGCTGCTCCGCGCGGCGATGCGCAGCTCCGGAGCATGACGGGCGAACAGGGCGTCGAGCTGTGCGGCATCGGCCCGGGGCAGGCCGAGGGCATCCGGATGCAGCGTCAGTGCCCGCTCCGCGAGCGGGGCAGGCGCCAGCCGGTAGCTGAGCCAGGCGGCGCTGTCCGCCGGCGCCCGTTGCGCCGCCGCCTCGCGCTGCCAGGCGGCGATGCGGTTGCGGTAGAACGGGCGCAGCAGCGGGTAGAGACCGAGGACGCGCGCCCACGGCCGATAGGCGCTGGGGACCCGGGCGGCGACAATGGCGCGGGCGAAGGCCGACGGATCCTGCGCCAGCCTGGCGATCTGGCGCTGGCGGCAGCTTGCCAGGCGAGCCTCATCCGGCAGGCCGCCCGGGCGGCCGGGCGGCAGGTTGCCGCGCTCGATGGCGCTGGCCGCGCGGTCGTTGTCGGCCAGGTAGTGCAGCCATAGTCGGCGTGTCGCCGGGCTGCTCGCGGCCCGGGGGCCGAGCGCGGCCAGCACGCGGTCGCTGCGCAGGCCGGGGAAGCCGGCAAGCCGGTGGAACTGGGCGTCGCGCACTGCGGCGGTGGCGCTCGCGAAACGGGCGAAGGCCTGGCTGCAGTCATCCTCGGGCGGCGCCGGAAGCGCGGCGCAGCCTGCCAGCACCGCGGCGCTCAGGATGGCCGCCGAGTAGATCGAACTGCGACTGCGGAAACCCATGCCGGGCCCTCATGGCGGGCGTCCGTGCGAGGGTTGCGTGCGGGCAAGGCCGTGCCCGCCCTTGCAGTCTAGTGGAGTGCGCTCAGCCCTTCTTGCGCTTGGGCAGCTGCACCACCACGCTTTCCGAGTAGCGGTCGTGCCAGGTCAGACGGTCCTTGTCCCACAGCATCCACAGGTAGCCGAGGCCGCCGGCAAGCAGGGAGATGGGGGCGATGAAGAAGCGCAGCAGCGCCTGCCACAGGTCGACGGCGCTGCCGTCGCGGTTCTGGATGCGCACGCCCCACACCTGCATGCCGAGGGTCTGGCCGTTGTGGGTCCAGAACTTGGCGAAGAAGGCGAACAGGCTGACCAGCACCAGGCTGGCGAGGATCGGGTCGTTGTCGAGCGCACCGGACTGGGACAGCGCCAGCAGCTCCTCGCCGCTGTAGATCAGGCGCAGGATGCCCTGCTGGTAGAGCAGGCCGACCACCATGACCAGGGCCACGCAGAGCAGGAAGTCGTAGAACATCGCTGCCAGGCGGCGGATCAGGCTGGCGCGGGGAAAGTCGCCCTGCGGGCGCAGCTGGTGTCTGGACATGGCGGGCTCGCTTGCAAAGGGTGCAGGCGTAAAAAAACCCGCCGGAGCGGGTTTCTCTACTATGTGGTGCCCCGAAAGAGACTCGAACTCTTACGCTGTTGCCAGCGGCGGATTTTGAATCCGCTGCGTCTACCGATTCCGCCATCGAGGCAATGGCCGCGGAGTATAGGGTTGGCGCGACGGGCGGTCAATCGACCGTTGCGCCAACCCCGGGCTCCGCCGGGTCGAGGCGGATCAGGCCTCGATCAGTTCACCTTGGGCGGCGGCGGCTTTCTGCGCAGCCTGGCTGGCGGCCTGCAGGGCGGTGAGGGCGATGGTGAAGACGATGTCGTCCACCAGCGCGCCGCGCGACAGGTCGTTCACCGGCTTGGCCAGGCCCTGCAGCATCGGGCCGACGCTCAGGCAGCTGGCGTTGCGCTGCACCGCCTTGTAGGTGGTGTTGCCGGTGTTGAGGTCGGGGAACACGAACACGGTGGCCTGCCCGGCGACCTTGCTGTTCGGCGCCTTCTGCTTGCCGACGCTGAGCACCGAGGCGGCGTCGTACTGCAGCGGACCATCGATCGGCAGCTGCGGGGCGCGCTCTTGGGCGATGCGGGTGGCCTCGGCGACCTTCTCCACCTCGGCGCCGGCACCGGAGGTACCGGTGGAGTAGCTGATCATCGCCACGCGCGGGTTGACGCCCAGGGCCACGGCGGACTCGGCGCTCTGCAGGGCGATCTCGGCCAGTTCGGTGGCGCTGGGGTTAGGGTTGACCGCGCAGTCGCCGTAGACCAGCACCTGGTCGGGCAGCAGCATGAAGAACACCGAGGACACCAGGTTGTAGCCCGGCGCGGTCTTGATCAGCTGCAGGGCCGGGCGGATGGTGTTGGCGGTGGTGTGCACGGCGCCGGAGACCAGGCCGTCGACCTCGTCGAGGGCCAGCATCATGGTGCCGATCACCACGGTGTCCTTGAGCTGCTCGCGGGCCTGCTCGGGGGTGAGGCCCTTGGACTTGCGCAGTTCGCACATCGGTGCGACGTAACGCTCGGCGATCACCTCCGGATCGAGGATCTCCAGGCCGGCCGGCAGGTTGATGCCCTGCTCGCGGGCCACTGCCGCCACCGCTTCCGGCTTGGCCAGCAGCACGCAGCGGGCGATGCCGCGCTCCTGGCAGATGGCCGCGGCGCGCACGGTGCGCGGCTCGTCGCCTTCCGGCAGGACGATGCGCTTGTCGGCGTCCTGGGCACGCTTGACCAGCTGGTAGCGGAACGCCGCCGGCGACATGCGCAGCTCGCGCGGCAGGCTGCAGCGGGTGTGCAGGTATTCCGGATGCAGGTGCTGGGCGATGAAGTCGGTGACGCGGCTGGCGCGCTCGATGTCGTCGGCCGGGGTTTCCTTGTTCAGGCCGGACAGATTGCTGGCGGTCTCGAACGAGCCGGTGTCGACGCCGAGCACCGGCAGGCCGCCGTCCAGCGCCGCCTTGCACAGGTCGAGGACGCGCTGGTCCGGGCCGAAGTCGCCGGTCAGCAGCAGGCCGGCCAGCTTGATGCCGTTGAGCGAGGCCAGGCAGGCGGCGAGGATGATGTCGTCGCGGTCGCCCGGGGTCACCACCAGCACGCCCGGCTGCAGCAGCTGGACCATGTTCGGCACGGTGCGTGCGCAGAGGATGATCTTGCCGACGCGGCGCTGTTCGGCTTCGCCGGCGTTCAGCACGCGGGCGCCGAGGGCTTCGGCGATGTCGCGGGTGCGCAGGGCATTGAGCTCCTCGGCGAACGGCACGGCGCCGAGCAGCTGGAAGGTTTCGCTGCCCAGCAGCGGCAGCTGCTGCTTGAGGCTGTCGACGAAGGCCGGCACGCCGTCGTCGCTCTTGACCTTGTTGAGGATGGTGCCGAGTACCTTGGGATCCTTGGCGCCGCCGAACAGCTGGGCCTGGATCTCGATGCGTTCGGCCATCTGCTTGAGGCTGTCGCTGCCCTGGGCGGCGACCAGGATCACCTCGGCGTCCAGGCTCTTGGCCAGCTGGGCATTGATGCGCGCGGCGTAATCGGAGTCGCGGGTGGGCACCATGCCCTCGACGATCACCACGTCCTTGCCGGCGGCGGCCTGCTGGAAGCGGCTGACCACCTCCTCGAGCAGCAGGTCCAGCTCGCCGTCGGCCAGCTGGCGCTCGACCTGGGCCAGCGGCAGCGGCTCGGGGCTGTCCAGTTGCAGGGTGCGTTCGACCAGCAGGCAGGAACGCTCGCGGCCCTGGTCGGCGGGGAAGGGCTGGGCGATCGGCTTGAAGAAGCCGACCTTGAGGCCGGTGTTCTCGAGGGCGCGGATCAGGCCGAGGCTGACGGAGTTGAGTCCACCGCCGAAGCCGGTGGGGGCGAGGAACAGAGTGTGCATGGTTTCTCCTTGGGGGAGCTGGGTGCTCAGACTCTAGAAAGCGTGATTCGGGCGCAGGCCAGCAAGACGAAACCCGACGCCGGGACGGCAGTCGGGTTTCGCTGGGTGGTCACGCTCCGCTCTGCATGCGCAGTCGGCTGGCTCAGGCGTCGAGCAGCGCGAGGGTGTCCAGGGCGATCTGGCGCTCCTCGTTGGTCGGCACGACCATGATGCGCGGGCTGCCTTCGGCCTGGATTTCGCCGGCCACGCCGCGGGTGCAGCGGGCGTTGGCGTCGGCGTCGACCTTGAAGCCGAGCAGCTTGAGGTGGTCCAGGGTGCGCTCGCGGACCACGGCGGAGTTCTCGCCGATGCCACCGGTGAACACCAGGCCGTCGAGGCGCGGCAGGGCGCAGCCCATGGCGGCCAGCGACTTGGCCAGGCGGTAGCAGAACACCTCGAAGGCCAGCATGGCGCCCGGGTGGCCGGCCTGGCGGGCTTCGGTCAGGGTGCGCATGTCGTTGGACAGGCCGGACAGGCCCTTCAGGCCGCTCTCCTTGTTGAGCATGGCGTCGATCTTGGCCAGATCCCAGCCCAGGGTGTTGTGCAGGAAGTTGTGCAGGCTGGGGTCGACGTCGCCGCTGCGGGTGCCCATCACCAGACCTTCCAGCGGGGTCAGGCCCATGCTGGTGTCGCGGCTCTCGCCGTTGACCACGGCGCAGGTGGAGCAGCCGTTGCCCAGGTGGGCGACCAGCCAGCTGCTGTTCTCCACCGGCAGGCCGGCCAGTTCGGCGGCGCGCTTGCTGACATAGCGGTGGCTGGTGCCATGGAAGCCGTAGCGGCGGACACCGTATTCCTTGTAGAGGAGGTCCGGCACGGCGTAGCGGTAGGCGTGCTCCGGCATGCTCTGGTGGAAGGCGGTGTCGAACACGCCGACCTGCGGCAGCTGGGGGAACAGGTTCATGGCGGCATGGATGCCGCTCAGGTTCGCCGGGTTGTGCAGCGGTGCCAGCTGGATGTTGGCCTCGATGCCGGCCAGGGTGTCATCGTTGAGCAGGGTGGAGGCGAAGAACTTCTCGCCGCCATGCACCACGCGGTGACCGATGCCGTCCAGATGGCCGCCGGCGGCTTCCTCGACGCGCGGCAGGATCTGGGCGAGAGCCGCCTGGTGGTCGGCATCCGGGACGCTCACG harbors:
- a CDS encoding valine--tRNA ligase, whose translation is MDKTYQPHEIESRWYAEWEAKNYFAPQGSGESYTIALPPPNVTGSLHMGHGFNNAIMDALIRFRRMQGRNTLWQPGTDHAGIATQMVVERQLAAQNLSRHDLGREKFLEKVWEWKEESGGTITRQIRRLGSSVDWSRERFTMDDGLSEAVKEAFVRLHEDGLIYRGKRLVNWDPKLHTAISDLEVENHDEKGSLWNLRYPLADGAKTADGKDYLIVATTRPETMLGDSAVAVHPEDERYKALIGQFVELPLVGRRIPIVGDDYCDPEFGTGCVKITPAHDFNDYEVGKRHNLPLINVLDKNAAILASAQVFNLDGSVNAEFDAALPAQFAGLDRFEARKQIVAAFDALGLLEKIDEHALKVPKGDRSGVVIEPWLTDQWYVSTKPLAEKAIAAVEDGSIQFVPKQYENMYFSWMRDIQDWCISRQLWWGHRIPAWYDEAGNVYVGRDEAEVRAKHNLGDIALTQDEDVLDTWFSSGLWTFSTLGWPEQTDFLKTFHPTDVLVTGFDIIFFWVARMIMMSLHLTGQIPFKTVYVHGLVRDGQGHKMSKSKGNVLDPLDIVDGIDLETLVAKRTSGMMQPKLAEKIAKQTRAEFPEGIASYGTDALRFTFCSLASTGRDIKFDMGRVEGYRNFCNKLWNATNFVLENTDGKDCGAGDEPVELSPVDRWIISALQRCEQDVTRHLDQFRFDLAAQSLYEFVWDEYCAWYLELVKPVLWDETASVERQRGTRRTLVRVLEVILRLAHPFMPFITEEIWQRIKALAGKSGPTLMLQPWPVAAEERIDAAAEADIEWVKQLMLGVRQIRGEMKISMAKRIDVVLANASDEDQRRLAAFEPLLAKLAKLESVRVLATGEEAPLAATALVGEMEVLVPMAGLIDKDAELARLDKELQRLEGEVKRVGGKLANEGFVAKAPAEVLDKERAKLAEAEQALAKLAEQRARIAAL
- a CDS encoding DNA polymerase III subunit chi, producing MKRIDFYILPGSDPGERLTYACRLAAKAWREGHRIYLNCQDQAQAEALDERLWSFAQASFVPHQLAGDGADAPLLLAWGADAGGEQGLLINLASTVPAFFERFARIAEVVNQDPQTRDALRASYRFYRERGYAPQHLHL
- a CDS encoding leucyl aminopeptidase encodes the protein MQFLVKSARPETLKTATLVLAVGEGRKLGAAARAVDSASEGALSALLKRGDLEGKLGQTLLLHGLAGVKAERILLVGCGKERELSDRNFRKVVSATLGVLKTLGGADAALTLGELMVKGRDLYARTRLLVEVLADGRYVFDRFKSEKAPAPALKKITLLVEDTEIAETERGAAHAQAIANGMALTRDLGNLPPNLCHPSFLAEEAKSLAKQYKSLAVEVLNEKKLKELGMGAFLAVAQGSEQPPRLIVLEYKGGKKDEQPFVLVGKGITFDTGGISLKPGLGMDEMKYDMCGAASVLGTFRALVEMQLPLNVVGLLACAENMPSGGATRPGDIVTTMSGQTVEILNTDAEGRLVLCDTLTYAERFQPQAVIDVATLTGACITALGSQTSGLLGNNDALIRQILKAGEHAADRAWQLPLFDEYQEQLDSPFADIANIGGPKAGTITAACFLSRFAKQFHWAHLDIAGTAWISGGKDKGATGRPVPLLSQFLLERCK
- the lptF gene encoding LPS export ABC transporter permease LptF, producing MIIFRYLSREVLVTLSAVSAVLLVIIMSGRFIKYLAQAAQGLLDPGVLFMIMGFRLPGFLQLILPLGLFLGILLAYGRLYLESEMSVLSAAGMSRQRLLAYTLAPAALVAALVAWLSLSLAPLGVTRVEQILNSQDALTEFDTLVPGRFQALKSGSRVTYSERLSADGRELGGVFISELRLSRDGDKQRGISVLVAEKGRQEIRPDGSRYLILENGYRYDGQPGQPDYRAIQYDRYGVLLPKPEVAGELNEREGIPTAELVGSKNLRHQAELQWRLSIPLLVFVVTVLAVPLARVNPRQGRFLKLLPAILLYMSYLALLIAMRGQLEKGRLPVALGLWWVHGLFFAIGLLLLYWEPLRLKWTARRARKEAARGQA
- the lptG gene encoding LPS export ABC transporter permease LptG, with translation MVRLDRYIGTSVFLSILAVLGVIVGLALLFAFIDELGDLGGEYGVLEAARYVLLTIPAQIHELLPMAALIGCLIGLGTLASSSELTIMRAAGVSLARIVWAVMKPLLVLMLVGVLIGEYVAPVTENLAQSGRSLAQGGGEAQSTKRGLWHRQGEEYVHINSVQPNGVLLGVTRYRFDGERRLQSASFARRARYQEDHWQLENVTTTLLFADRSEQVRQAEERWDVELSPELLGTVVVEPDALSMTGLWRYIHYLGEQGLNNSQYWLAFWTKVLQPLVTATLVLLAISFIFGPLRSVTLGQRIFTGVLVGFVFRIAQDLLGPSSLVFGFSPLLAVLVPAGICALAGLWMLRRAG
- a CDS encoding RDD family protein; the protein is MSRHQLRPQGDFPRASLIRRLAAMFYDFLLCVALVMVVGLLYQQGILRLIYSGEELLALSQSGALDNDPILASLVLVSLFAFFAKFWTHNGQTLGMQVWGVRIQNRDGSAVDLWQALLRFFIAPISLLAGGLGYLWMLWDKDRLTWHDRYSESVVVQLPKRKKG